TTAGGGCGACCAGCATAAGTGTCGGTCCGAAGGAGAAAAAGGTAAAGAGCAGAAAAAGCAGGATGAAAGAGCCGATGAGCACGGTTTTCCCCGGCTGTTCCCGTGCCCGGTGTACCTGCCAGCTGATCTCCTGCTCGTCCATGGAAAAGTTGAGTGGGCCCGGTCCGGGTCGAACGGACGACCAACTGATTATGAGTCAGTTGCTCTGACCAACTGAGCTACGGGCCCGAGTATTTAGATTTAGATAATGTTAGCCCTGAAAATTGCAGAAGTCAACTGTCAGTCACCACTCGGATTCATCAGGTTCGTCAGGGTTCAGGGGGAAGTCTTCCAGCTCGTCAATATCGATGATGTCATTTTCCATATCACTGTCGGCACCGAAAAAGGGAGAGTCCGGTTCGGTCTCGGTTTCCAGATCAAGAGGTGCTGCGGGTTCCGTGTGAGTCCTCAACCGGTTTGACCTTTTTTTCCGTGTTTTTCTCTTTGCCTTCATATCAGCCTCCTTGAGCCAGATTTCATCCGGTTCTTGATAATATCTTCTCACCAGACTGAAATTAACAATTTTCAATCTGCTGTCAAGCAGAAGCATCTGCAGCGGACAGGGACGTGATTTGACAATCAGGCGGTTTATCGGGAAAATATACTGTGGACCGGTTCAGAATTCGCGGCGGCAGGCCGCTGCGGGGCGAGGTCCGGGTTGCCCGGGCGAAGAATGCAGTTCTGCCGCTGCTGGCAGCAGCCCTCCTGAGCGAAGATACCTGTGTCATTGAGGAGGTCCCCTTTCTTGATGATGTTGCCACGATGCTCAAGCTGCTGAAATCGATCGGGGTTAGGGTGGAGATGAGGAACCGGACGGTAAGGATCAGTGCCACCGGCAGACTGAAACCCGAGGCGCCCTATGACATCGTGCGCAAGATGCGGGCAAGCTATTATGTTCTGGGTCCGCTGCTTGCCCGATTCGGGGACTGCCGGGTTTCACTGCCGGGCGGCTGTGCAATCGGGCCCCGGCCGGTAGACCTTCATCTGAAAGGCATTACCGCGCTGGGAGCGAAGGTGAAGATTGAAAAAGGCTATATTCATGCCCGTGCCCGGTTGCTGCGGGGGAATACGATGATGCTGGAAGGGCAGAAGGGTCCGAGTGTCGGAGCGACGATTAATACGATGATGGCGGCAGTGCTGGCGCGGGGGGAGACAGTAATCGAGGGTGCTGCCTGTGAACCGGAAGTGGTAGATGTTGCCCAGTTTCTGAGCAAAATGGGGGCTGAGATTACCGGTGCCGGAACGCCGACAATTATCATCCGGGGCGTGAAGGAACTGCGGGGCGTCCGTCATACACCGATACCGGATCGGATTGAAGCCGGAACCTTTGCGGCTGCCGCCGCCATTACCCGGGGCCGGGTCGAGATTATCGGCTGTGAACCAAGGCATTTAACGGCGGTAATTACCAAGCTGCAGGAGTCCGGTGTCAGAGTAGAAGCGGGTGCTGATCGACTGCTGGTGGAAGCTGGTAGTCGCCCCCAGGCGGTAAAGATTTCCACCGCTCCCTATCCCGGTTTTCCTACAGACCTGCAGGCACAGTTTACCGCGCTTTTGAGTATCGCGCAGGGAACAAGCACGGTTACCGAAAATATTTTTGAGTCCAGATTTCTGCACTGTCTGGAACTCAACCGGATGGGTGCCTTAATTGACATTACCGGCAATATGGCGGTTATTCACGGCGTAGAACAGCTGGAGGGAGCACAGGTGATGGCATCAGATCTGCGGGCATCGGCGGCACTCGTACTTGCCGGTCTGGCGGCACGGGGTCAGACGGAGATATTGCGGATTTATCACCTGGATCGCGGCTACGAGCGACTGGAAAACAAGCTGAAGCCGCTGGGAGCAGATATCAGGCGTGTCAGTTTCTGAAAAGCAGAGGCTGGCGGTTACCGTTCGCAATCTGATAATCGGCGGAGGTGCGCCGGTCCGGGTGCAGTCCATGACCAAGACCCGGACCGATGATATCCGTTCAACCGTGCGGCAGATTCGGCGGCTTGCCCGGGCCGGATGTGAGCTGGTGCGGATCGCGGTCCCGGATGAGCAGAGTGCTGCGGTGCTGCCGGCGATTCGGGCGCAGGCGGATATGCCATTGGTTGCTGATATCCATTTTGATTACCGGCTGGCGTTGAAAGCAATAGATGCCGGATTTGACAAAGTGAGAATCAACCCCGGTAATATCGGTGCCCGCTGGAAGGTGAAGGAGATCATCCGGGCAGCAATGGATCATGGTGTGGCAATCCGGGTTGGAGTTAACTCCGGTTCGCTGCCCAAAACGGTACGACAGAAGGACGGGGTGTCGGCGCTGCTTGAGGCAATGGCAACCGGTCTGGAACCGTTTGAGCAACTGGGTTTCAAGGCAGTAGTGCTTTCCGCCAAGACTACCGAGACGCGTATGCTGATCAATGTTTATCAGGAGCTGAGCCGGCGTTACCCCTACCCGCTGCATCTCGGTCTGACCGAAGCCGGTCCGGCGTTTGAGGGTGCGATCAGGTCTGCAGCCGGAATGGCACCACTGCTGCTTCAGGGGATCGGGGATACAATCCGGATTTCACTAACCGGAGATCCGGTGCTGGAGGTGATTGCCGGTTATGAACTGCTGGCAGCGCTCGGACTGCGCCGGAAGGGACCGGTGGTGTATTCCTGTCCCGGTTGCGGGCGGACCCGAGTTGATATCAACCGTCTCGTCCGGGAAACGCGCCGGGCGCTCAGAGGAATTGATGCACCGGTGAAGATTGCGGTAATGGGATGTGTGGTCAACGGTCCTGGAGAAGCCCGTCAGGCAGATTTCGGCATTGCTGGTGGAAAAGAGCGGGGGGTAATTTTCAGCAATGGACAGGTGGTGCGCACCGTGGATGAAAAAAATCTGGTGCTGGAGTTGATTAAGGAGATAAAACAAAAACTGGCAGGGGCGCACAATTGAGATGAAACAGACCATTTTCTGCTGGGTGCTGTCGAT
This is a stretch of genomic DNA from candidate division WOR-3 bacterium. It encodes these proteins:
- the murA gene encoding UDP-N-acetylglucosamine 1-carboxyvinyltransferase; amino-acid sequence: MDRFRIRGGRPLRGEVRVARAKNAVLPLLAAALLSEDTCVIEEVPFLDDVATMLKLLKSIGVRVEMRNRTVRISATGRLKPEAPYDIVRKMRASYYVLGPLLARFGDCRVSLPGGCAIGPRPVDLHLKGITALGAKVKIEKGYIHARARLLRGNTMMLEGQKGPSVGATINTMMAAVLARGETVIEGAACEPEVVDVAQFLSKMGAEITGAGTPTIIIRGVKELRGVRHTPIPDRIEAGTFAAAAAITRGRVEIIGCEPRHLTAVITKLQESGVRVEAGADRLLVEAGSRPQAVKISTAPYPGFPTDLQAQFTALLSIAQGTSTVTENIFESRFLHCLELNRMGALIDITGNMAVIHGVEQLEGAQVMASDLRASAALVLAGLAARGQTEILRIYHLDRGYERLENKLKPLGADIRRVSF
- the ispG gene encoding flavodoxin-dependent (E)-4-hydroxy-3-methylbut-2-enyl-diphosphate synthase — translated: MSVSEKQRLAVTVRNLIIGGGAPVRVQSMTKTRTDDIRSTVRQIRRLARAGCELVRIAVPDEQSAAVLPAIRAQADMPLVADIHFDYRLALKAIDAGFDKVRINPGNIGARWKVKEIIRAAMDHGVAIRVGVNSGSLPKTVRQKDGVSALLEAMATGLEPFEQLGFKAVVLSAKTTETRMLINVYQELSRRYPYPLHLGLTEAGPAFEGAIRSAAGMAPLLLQGIGDTIRISLTGDPVLEVIAGYELLAALGLRRKGPVVYSCPGCGRTRVDINRLVRETRRALRGIDAPVKIAVMGCVVNGPGEARQADFGIAGGKERGVIFSNGQVVRTVDEKNLVLELIKEIKQKLAGAHN